The window aattaGGCCAAACCTTCATACACACTAATGACAAGGGCTTCCTGGCACcttctccattgaatctcaTACCCAAGATGAGCATTTTTTAAGATTGGACCCCTTGGTGGCTAGGGATTTACAGCCCCATGGGTAGAAATGAAGTGTCGAAGCTGGAACTGTCAGGGATTCGGGAGAACCTTGACCGTTCGTTTTCTCAACAAACTCTCCCGCATGGAGCATCCtgatataatattttttatagAGGCAAGAGGCAAGAAGCAGCGCCTAGAAACTTTACGGTGCCGGTTATAGATGCAATCCATGTTCACTGTTGATCTAGTGGGAACGGAAGGTGGCTTGGCTCTTCTATGGAATGATAATTATCAAATTGAGGTGTTATCTTCAGATTCCATAATCTTGGATACAAAGTGTCTACTAGTGGAGGGAGAACATTTTTCATGAGCTGTGTATATGGGGACCCGGTGCCTTCTAAACGCCAGCAAGTATGGGATCGTTTAATCTCTCTGAGTGGGAATCGCAATGATGATGGTTAGTATTTGGTGATTTTAATTCCTTTTTGTCTtagcaagaaaagaaaggtgGGGAAAATGTCTCTAATCGAGATGTTCGTTAATTTCGAGACATGTTAAGCTCATGTCAGCTTATGGATCTAAGCTTCTATGGTCCAACATATACTTGGTGCAACAATCGTCTAGGTACCTCGACGATTCAGATTAGGTTGGACCGTGCAAATCAAAGTTGGAGGATAACATATGAAAATGCAGCAGTGTTCGTAAAACAAGCTGTAGGATCCGATCATCTTCTGTTAATAATTGATACCGAGGGCGGTGCATTCAAAGGCCGACAACCATTTTGTTTTGAATCGATGTGGTTCCACCACCATAATTGTAAAATTGTTGCCTCAAATGCATGGTTCACACCTATATTAGGCTCACCATCAACTATATTTTCTCAGAAGTTGGGTCTTTGCCAATCAGCCTATCAACGGTGGAACAAAGAGGTCTTTGGCCATgttcaaacaaaaattaaacatTTTTTGCAGAAAATTGAGACGTTGCAGAAGCTTCCACTCACAAATTCTGTTCAAACTCAAATTGTTGATATTACATTAAAACTAAAGATAGAAATTGCAAATGAAGAGGACCTTTGGCAACAAAAATCTAGGCAGATGTGGCTTCAAGGAGGCGATAAGAACACCAGTTTTTTTCATACATCAACAATCCAAAGGCGCCAAATGAACCGAATTTTAAATTAAAGCttcccaccggcacttggacgAAGTCTAAACAAGAGGTGTATAAGAAAATTATTGATCATTTTGAATCGATTTTTTCATCAGAAGGTGTTGATGATGTAGCTCTTCAACAAGTTTTGAGTTATGTTGATCCTGTGCTTTCTTTCAAAATTATTGGGAGGTGATAAAAGAGGATCTATTCATTCTTGTTTCGAACTTCTTCCAAACATGTTATATTTCCCCCCACCCTAAATGCTACTCTCATATGTTTAGTGATTAAAGTTCAAAGTCCGGAGAGCACGGACCAATTCAGGCCTATTGCTTTATGTGCAGTGGTTTGAAGGTGATCACCAAGGTTTTGGCTACCCGACTAAAACCTGTATTGGATACTTTTATCTTCTCAACCCAATCAACTTTTATTCCTAATTGGTCTATTTTAGATAATATTTTTATTGCTCATGAATTATTCCATTAcattaacaaaagaaagaaagggcgAAAGAAGTTTGTTGCAATGAAGCTTGACATGAAAAAAGCATATGACTAGGTTGAGTGGAGTTTCCTTGAAAAACTAATGCTTCGATTGGGTTTTAGTGATCATTGGGTTCAATTGGTAATGGCCAACATTCGCTTGGTTTACTACAGTTTGCTAATTAATGGAGTAGCTTGTGAGACTATACAACCATCAAGGGGCAAGGTGATCCACTTTTACCTGCTCTCTTTATTTTATGCTCTCTGGCATTGAGTAACGTCTTAGCAGGAGCTGAATCTGAAGGAGTTATTCACAAAGTTCGTGTCTGCAACCATGCCCCTCCGGTTAATCATTTGCTTTTTGCATATGATCTACTCCTTTTCTTTGAAGTGCAACTTTCTGAACTATATGCGCTCAAAGATTGTCTTGATGTGTATTGTCGAGCATCAAGCCAAGCCATAATCTGCGGAAGTCATGCATGACTTTCAGTCCAAGCGCCCCCTCTAAATTGAAAAGATGGTTCTCTCGGATCTTTAAGGTTCCATATGGAGCAAGCCTTAAGAAATATCTTGGCCTTCCCATCCAGTTTGGAGCATCTAAGGCTCAACTTTTTAAAGATATTTCTGATAAAGTTGATAAAAAACTAAAGGGGTGGAAGACAAAATTACTATCACATGCTGGTAAGGAGGTGTTATTGAAGTCTGTTGCTTTCTCAATGGCAAATTATGCATGTTCGCATTTCAAACTCCCAGCATTGCATCATCAACAACTTTGTCAAGCTGCCTCAAATTTTTACTGGGGTGAAGTTAATGGTAATCCCAAACTTCATTGGATATCATGGAAACGAATGTGTCGTTCAAAAGAAAAGGTGGTTTCAGATTtagggatccctccctccaaaACCAAACTTTATTGGCCAAGGTGGCTTGGCGACTATGGACCGAACCAAATTCGTTGTAGGCAAAATTTCTTAAATCCATTTACTTCCCACATGTAGACTATCTCTCTGCCACAATGGGAAACCAACCAAGTTGGGCATGGCACGGCATCATGTTAGGGCGGGAAGTTATAAAAAAAGGTTTAATTTGGGGTGTTAGACGTGGGGATAATATTGACATTTGAAACCATTCTTGGGTTTCATCTCTACCAAGTTATCGTATCCAATCATCACAGCCTTCTACCAACACAATTCAGTGGGTCCCCCAGCTTATCGATCAAAGTATTCGGACTAGGAGACATGATCTCTTAGATTCTTAGTTCCAGCCATTGGAAGTAAATGAAATTCTAAAAATCAATCTTCCATTATTCCCAAATGATGATCAACAAGTATGGGGAGCGGCACGTAATGGCATCTTTACAATCAAAAGTGCATATCATTTGTTGAGTAATTTGGAGTCCGAAAAGCTTAAAAGGGAGGCATCATCATCTACTTTGAAGTCATGGAAGCAAGTTCCAGAATTGGTATGAAAGAGGATATGGGGCTGTCCCACTTTaccaaagataaaaaaatttctatggAGGGCATGCGCTTCAGGGCTGACCACAGCATCAAATCTACGTTGTCGAGAGGTTCATGTTGACCTTATTGTGCTCGATGTGGGGACAAAATTGAATCAACCTCACATATTATCTTAACATGCCCCTTTTCTTGAGCTATGTGGATGGGTTGCAATTTGTCATCATACAAGATCCCTGAAGATACGAAAGTCACCACTCATGGCTAGATTAATGGGTGGTCGATTTTTGGTACCAGAGGGAAATCAGGTAGTCGTGATCTTATGTCATTATGCTCGTTCATTTGCTGGCACTTATGGCTATCAGGAAATGATCTTCTATTTGGTCAAAAGGTTTGGTCTCGTATGGAAGTCATCAAAATCGTGGAATCAAATTTCCATGAGTTATCTTTTTCGTTCCCACATTCAAATGCTCCAGACGGGGATCGGGATATCAATTTTTCGCCACCTATATGGGAACCTCCTCCACCAAATGTCTACAAAGCTAATTGTGATGCTAGCCTTCCTAATGAGTCAGCCCATGGAGGGATCGGTTTTATTTGCTGAGTTCATCATGGTCAACCACGTTTCGCTATCTCTGAGATAGCATCTTTCTCTCTACCAGTGGTCGGAGAAGCGATGGCAATTCGTTCGGTGATGTTGGAGGCTATATCAGAGGACTTTGTTCGACTTGAGGTGGAAGGAGATAATAAGGAGGTGATAAATTATTTGCAGCATGGGGTTTCAACAACATCTCTTATCCTCAAACCTATCCTAGAggatattttatatttaaagtCTTTCTTTGAATCACGTAAGTTCTTGTTCGTTTCAAGAGAGTTTAACAATTTAACTAACTCTCTGGCAAGGAGGGCTCTGTCTGTGATGTGTAGGATGGTTTGGACCGTTTCTGATCCATGGATCAAGGATCACTGTAATCCTTTATCCATGAGACTTTCCCGTCTTTCTGAATAAATtcgttttcacccaaaaaaaaaaagagccacAACATTTGCTCGCcttggaagaaaagaaaaattacattcaataaaaaaaaaagaaacaaagaccCACTTGATGGTAATTAAGGGTTGAAATCAATTGATGAGTTGTAACCCCTTGATAATAATCAAGACCCACTTGATGAGCTTTGATTGTAATCAATTGATGAGTTGTAACAGCTTGATAATCAAGACCCACTTGATATTCATTAAGCATTGAAATCAATTGATAAGTTGTAACCGCTTGATAATCAAGGCCAATCAATTGATGAGCATTAAGGTTTCCAGTGGTATCATCTTCTCCAACAAAGGCTACAGCCGGAAGACAATTTAGCCTCGACATGGATGTCAATGAGGGGTCTACATGGTTCCTATAACACTCAATTTCATCAAAATAGTTAAACATATGCAGCCTTCCATACCTGATAACAAGCTCATAGCGAACTTCAAAACGGCAACGAGTGGAAAGAATAACTTGGATAACAAATATTGGGGAGCAACGAAACAAATATTGACCGACATTCATTAGAGAAACCTCCACCTTATCTTGAGCATTCCATGCAGAGACCAACGCTTTGGTCATAGTCTGCTTGCGATGAAGCTTACTTGGAAAGACACATCCCACTAGAAAATTATTCTAGGCTATTACGAAGTTATCCTCAAATTCATCCCTTATCACAAACTcgttttcatcatcttcatttgtgtttgtgtttgcCTCCATCTTAGAAACCTCCACTCTTCTTGAACATTCCATGTCAAATTATTCAAGGCTACTACAAAACTGTCCTCAAATTCTCCCCCTACCATGAAGTAGTCTTCACCTTCACCTTTGCCTTTGCCTGGACAACTTCCAATGGTTATGGTGATTCACTCACAAGGAGGAGAGAAGCAAACACTCaataagaggagagaaaacaCTCACAAAGAGGAAAGAAGCACTTAAATGAAGCATTGGAGATTGTATTTCATATTAAGCATTTCTTCCACTCCGCGTTATCCTTTGGACCAAGAAATATCTCTTTGTTATAGAAGTATAAACCTGTAGTACAAGCGCTGACAAGGTTTTTTAAAGTGGTGATCTATTGGCTGGATCAGATTGGAATCGGCTCAGAACGATCCTGATTTTGTCCATTCCATAATGAGATTGTGTTGAACCGCAGTTCAACTGATCCAACACTTGCATGATATGTCTCATGTCAATTGTTGCacttataaataaaaaacaaagctaaACACGTGAAAGACTCAGGTaaccaagaagaagagggtAAATCATGCCGGAGAgtgagggggaaggggagggggagggggcaagggagagagaaacaaagagggagaaggaaagcAGGGGGTATTGcggatttttttcctctaaggttCCCTGACCATACGGTTCGTGAGGTTTTCCTTAGGGATGCTCGACATGTGTCAAAGCTGTATCCAACGGTTAGCTTTTGAAATACAACCGGAGTGCTGGTTCCCTATGAAccagtgactctctctctctctcctctgtccactctttcctcaaaaccactctctcctctctcctctctccactctttcctcaaaaccactctcttctctctcctctctccactctccactctccactctccactctccacgtTTGCAACTTCTCAATGAAACAGCAAAGTGCAAAGATGTctcctctctctcgtctctctcctctccctatactatttccaaagaaaaaacaaagagagcttGGAGAAACTCCAGTGGTCACCTCTGCAAACACCGGTGAATGCGACAAAGGCGTTGCAACCTTCACTCTCGGAAAAATATGCTAGATAAATAAAAATGGGTGGATTAGTGCCTTCCAAGAATAGTGCAAGCACAAATAAATTGATGTACAAAGATACATGTCAAGTGAGAAAAAAGAGCAGTGTTAAGTTATGATTTTCTCTTTCTAGTTGGGCTTAAGGGACACTTTTTCATACTTGAAGGTTCATGTAGTACTTCTCTTCCACTGCAATCTTACAATCTCTCTTTGGTGACCGGTGAGTAACATACTACAGGGTTTGCTAGACACCCAAACAACTGGAATGAAGTACCACCTCAACGAGGTTGTCCAAGTGTACAGAAACAGGACCTTACAAATTTAATTCATAGCACACATGATTTATGTGTAGGTTGATGATGCTAACAACTAATGGATAACAGATAAAACAGCAACTTGATCCAAAATGAGGCCATAGACAGATACTAAGTTATCAATCTTTGTGTGGTAGAATGAACTATACAATGTAAGCCTTGTCCTGGGTGCAATGACTGTGAAGAACTGAACATGAAAATAGCAGTCTTGAACTCACAATTCCCATGAGATTTGTATGGGACTTTCAGGTTCTCTTTCCATGCAAAAACTTCAACCATGGATCCATGACAGCCATTCCTTGCATCTCCAACTATGAAAGTGCCATTGTAGACATTGACTGGAACTGAAAGAGTGAAGATCGGTTTATGGAGGGCCGAGAGTGAAGGTTGCAACGCCTTCGTCGCATTCGCCGGCGTTTGCAGAGGTGACCACCAGAGTTTCTCCAAGCTCTCTTCgttttttctttggaaatagtatagggagaggagagaggagagagacgagagagaggagACGTCTTTGCACTTTGCTGTTTCATTGAGAAGTTGCAAAcgtggagagtggagagaggagagagagagagtccctGGTTCATTGGGAACCAACATTGCAAACCGTATTTGAAAagccaaccgttggatgcagcTTTGACACATGTTGAGCATCCCTAAGGAGAACCTCACGAACCGTATGGTCAGGGaaccttagaggaaaaaaatccgagGTATTGCAGTGTGAGAGAGGGCATGAGGGGGAGGGGAAAACTCTAGAAAGTCTTTCTACTTTTCAcgattttatttaaaaataaagcCGATGCCCGATCCCATTTTGGTCAGTCCAAGTCGAGTCTGATTCGATCCAGATTGAAATTGTCCGggactaattcagatctgattccTCTCTTCAAAACCCTGTTAAGACATCTGTAAGAATTCGAAAGAGGAGTTAACCCcaaggtaggggtgtcaattggtcaaGTTTGGTTGGTTTCGGTCGGTCTAATTAGTTCCTATCAATTTAAGTTCCTGCATCATATCTACATGTTTAGGTAATTGGGTCTAACATGTTTTTATTCGATCAATCGGTTTCCGGTCCATAATCAGGCTCAAGGTAATTGGGCTAATCGggaattaaatgggataattgACTAATTATTGCTTGTTTGAAGGACCGTTTATAGCTTGTTAAAAGGAGTAAATCGGGCTATAAACGATTGGTTATCGGCTGGCCCCAGTTAGGTGACCGTTGGGCCACTACCTTGCACCAGGACTACCTGATTATTAATCGGTCAGTGCTTGAGCTCAACACATTTTGTAATCGATCAGACCGATTCTAGGATTCAATTGATCAGTTTAGGTCAAGTCTATTGGTGTTggccaacttttgacaccccAACTACCCCAAGGGATAGCTCAAAATGGCAAGGAAAAAAACACCTCATAATTAAGAGGTCATTAGTTCAACTAAAAAAAACTtcgaagaggaaggaagaaggtttaaggtttggtttaaattcaCTTTAAGTAATTGTTTTGTAATTGGTTTAGAACCGTCGGTTTTTGGTTCTCAATGACTTCCAAACTGAATCCTCCTAATactcaatttggatcctctactgttgagctgccaggcaggaccgtgctgcccagacacgatgAGGCATGCAataaccgccttacccccactagggcaaggcactcgggcaggggtgagGCAGTCATTGCACGCCTCACCGTGTCTGAGTAGCACAGTCCTGCCGgggcagctcggtagtagaggatctagatcccCTAATACTTGCTCTCGTCCCTGACATTGTCCCCTGTTGATAAAACGTGCAACACCATGAAGTCTCAGCTTGActcaaatgcttcatctttcaccatttttttttttgcacgcGGAAGAAGTGGACAACAACTTGAGCTCTTTTGgcagaaagaaataaaaattaaaaggtaAGATCCTCCATGTAAAATGGATACTATTGAATCTCTACTATGAGAgggagcattttttttttattattgaatagTTACCCAAATGAGAGGGAAGTTGATGGGAAATGATGGACGAAAATTTTCATTATTCTCATCTCATAGAAGAATAAGATCCATCAAAAGCTCTCTTGTAGGCAAACTCTTAGAAGCATTTGCAATACATTTGTCTATACATTGTCTCACTCTAGGGTCCTTAACATTCAACAAGGATGTTGGTTTGATTCCCTAAATGAAAACAATAACTAAGAGGGTATGCACGAAGGTGAGAGAAGGAGGTCGCAGGATTTgcatgtagaagaagaagaaaagacggGGTGGGAGCATGACTTTCTAATAATAAaggtaaatgacatttttaccctcgACTTTAAGGGCATAAGAGTACGAGTTCATTAAACTAccgaaaaaatgaaagaaaaacatttttggccataatccataatagactATTGAGTCTTATTATTTTGGGagtgtttttgtttattttaaataagaaaaatttcacggatttacgtggttcagtaAAAACCTGCCTACATCCACGAAGAGATTGTTCTTCactaagagaaagaaaataatacacGAATGGTTTCAGTTTAATCCCCAAAAGCCAAACCCAAATCCCTTGTCCAATATGCTCATAGATCCAATCCGGAAAATAAACGAATACGgatatccctaaacggatacgaatgcagattggattcggatttttggttatccatttacatccctaactgtAGCTACTATACCTCTTTGAAGTTACTTCCTCTAAACCAAAGTCCTTCATAAGAGTCCTTAATGACTAGGCTGCAGCACCAGTCATATTAAGAAGGCAAACTCGAGATTTATCTAAGGGAAGTAGCAGTTCATTGAAATCTGAAAGAGATGACCAAAAAAGAGATCAAATGGAAACATGTGGAGGGGCATAGGAAATAAAGCACAAGATCTACCTATTGAGTGGTCATCAATGAATACTGCAATGAATCTGTCGCCGTATTCAACCTCGTTAACATGGCGGGCAGCATGTCCGAATACCCATAATCCGCAGCCCAATACCATAAAGCCAGAGGCTTCAATAAACCCAATGGTTTGCAGTTGCCTCAAGAGGTCTAGGCAGAAAATTACAATCAGATTTCTTACACAGTCTCAcataaaagaaacataaaaagatGATACCAGTTTGATATAATTGAAAAgacacaagaagaaagaaataaacagtgacaacaaaaaaatttctgaaCTGTATGTAAAGAATTACagttcagaaaaaaaaagagttaaggAAAGAGCAATTGATTGTTGACTTGATAGATAGAAGTGTTTTCTGTTTAGATGTTTTAACTTGGACTAAGCCAAGTCATATCCTACCTTTAAACATCATAAATCCTGAAACCATATCAGTTGATACCGAAGTCTTTAAGTATTACAACTACACGGTCAAGTCATCTGAATACAACAACCACATATATTTGCTTCTTTGTGGTTGAACCCAAAACTGATCTATGATTTGGATCTTTGGGTCCTCATGCTACATGATCAACAGACAATATAGTTCGCAGTGTAACTTTAACATATTTTCTGTATTCACGGGGATGTGAGGATCTGAAGATATCCTTATCCTCTCTTATGTTACTTGGTTCTCCGATACTCCCATGAAGTTTCATGAGAAGAAAGATCTTTTCTTGTTACGCTCCAGACGTGCTTCCCTCTGTCATAAAATTGAAGAGGAAATTAAAGAAGGGTGTCAATAGGGTTTCAATCGTATCAATATTcttacaaccccccccccccctttctcaacaaaaaaaaataaaaaaatctgatATGTTTTCCACCATTTCACAACATAAAAACGAAATCAGATATTTTagtaacaaaacaaacaaaaaaatatctCATATACATcatcatatatacatataatttttttatcctCAGCAGTGTCTAAGAGCTTTATGGAAGTAAATTTGTCAGATATCAAATAATTTACCCCAAGAGGAGCCATTCTGATATTCCAAGTCGGACATACACCGGCAGAGCATCCAacctttaaaccagaccatggATTGGACTCAGGACTAGCCATCCATCCTCCCTGCCTTGCTCTTTGAACTTGGCACCCATCCAGAGGAAGGCAGCGCCAATAActcgattttttttccttatggTGATGAATCATGTTTCAAGGGGCTTCACAACAAGTCCACTTGATTATGtgatataaaatattaaaacatgGAATTTTGCTTTTGGAAAGCGACTAACAGGTACTTGTTATTCCAATAACTGTGTTGTTTTTGTGTACACTCCAGCACTTCAGCCTAATTCCTGATTCTTGTGCTGCCGGATAAAAAGAGAAATGTTGGTTTACCCAATGATTCAATTTATACCTAGTTGATCTACTTGGCACAACTTGATGGGTGCTCGTCTTTAAAAGTTAATGAAAATGTGCCACTCATAAGAATGGCTGGTACATGGAAATTGCAGATATATAGCATTTTTACATCTATTCATTCTGATAGAGCTTCCATAATCTGTTTCTTGTATTTCCCAAGAGCAATTTATACACACAGCAGATGTTTAAATAATATCAATGCGATAAAAGAGGAGCATTAGATTGAAACAATGAACAAAGAGAACACAGCTTAGAACAAAACTAGCAGAAACAGACAAGGATGAGggaaaagaggagaggaagagattgATGACTAGAATGAAGACGttacctctttcttcttgcaTTCCTTGTAAACATCAAAATGTTCTTGACATTTGCTCTTGTCTTCTCCAAATTCTTCCAGGCCTGCAaattttgctttttaatttGATATTGGccagaaaaaggaaagtaaaagcAGGAGGAGAATATCAATATTATTCAAACGTAAGAATGCATTGCCTGTGATAAACGAGGCTGGCTCAGGTTCTCGTACGGGTCTGAGAgacacagatggaatccatgtGTGAGACCAACCTatattggattccatctgtgcggCTCAGGCCGTACAAGAATGGTTCTCGTATGAGAACCTGAGCTGCACTCATGATAAACTTAGCAGGAAGAACCCCCTACAACCCAATTGGTTTGCATCAGAATTTAAATTggtaaaaaaagtaaagaaaatagggcaaaaaaatacaagaatatCCAAATGTACAAAACTGAGCTCTAGAACCAGAGTGTAGCAGTGGCCCTCCATTTCTGAAGGAAATTTCTGTGGCAGAAAAATTATCAAACAAATGTAGGCAACTACACAGTAAAAGCCATAACTTCTTTCTAATTCAAATCTATCTCAGTCAACTCGTGCAACTAAAAAGAGCACCCATTGCCAATTATCCATATTCAACCTAGAGTTCAAAATCTGGCTTTCAATGCATGAATAGAAATCTCACCTTTTGGTGACCTAGAAAGGCAGACTCAAAATGAATATTGCAGTTCTTTTTTTACAACACTTATGGCCAGTCCCAATCCCTAAGTGGCACCAAGAATTCACATGATGATACCTAACTGGTTACCTATTATCAATATCTGTTTGTGCTGAAAAAGAATCTCTATGATATCATTGTGATTGGGGAGTACATTCTAGTTATTTCGGAGGACATGGGTTGATTTTTCAATCAGCATAAGATCTCTAATCTGGTGGAGGACAGACAGCAAGGAAAACTTTATCTACTTGACCGATTATCAAATATTTTGATTAGTATGCCAAAGCAGAAGAAATCACTCCTTGTATCAAGAAAAATAACTCCTGCCCACGAGAAACAGGAGCTCTATTTCTAAAGTTCCCCAGGAAACTAACAATTATTATAAAAATACACTTGAAAGAGATAAATTCAACAAATAACAATCCAGCCTAAAAAATTCAACTTGTTAATTCAAAACTCTAACTATATCAAGAGTACAAAACCTAACCCACTGCATCAAAACCCACTTAAAACTTCAATCACCATGATAGCTGCAGATGATTCTTAAATAATGCGGCGTTAAGGAGCTGAGGCAGCCACCCAGTCCTAATCCCACATTAGGAATCACAGATTTGATTGGCTGCAACACAGGCACAGATCGAAAGAGGTTTACTGGTAATGCAGGCTAATCCCGAACCAGAAAACTCAGCAAGAGACTAGTAAAAGACAGGATCgtgaaaacagaaaaatataGGCCAGAAATCGGAGAAAGTTTGTAACTCACTGTCTGTTAGAATAGGCTAGAACTCAAGTCGAGTGGTCTATTCTAATAGAAGAATTGGCAGGCAAAATTTGACAGAATTCTGATAACAGAATAGGGATCTGCAAAGAAATCCTAGTGCTACTAAGAAAACTAATAATAGAATTAGAACAGCAATATCGATCAGAATTATTTAGGAAACAGATTCAGAATTACAGAAACAATGAAATCAGCAACTAGTATTTGAAATTTTAAGTACAAAAACCAGTACCTAGAGAAATATTGAAGAAGAATGCAATCTGAACTTACATAGAACAGGGGTATTGCAGATTAGAAGAAGCAATGAAAAGAAGCAGAAGAGAAAAGTAGAAGACAAGAGATAGCACCTGGTTTGCAGCAGAATTCAGAACTAGAAGAACAAGAGCCTTTGCCCAAGTTTGCAGAACTCAACTCCTCAAAAACTTCAATTTCTATAATCAAATCAAGTCTAACTGACGGGTAGAGGtatataactatatatatataacctttTGAAATTCCTAATTAGACTCCTAAAACaactcctaatcactctaacACACTGACTTAACTTAGGctatctttggtatcatttatcCTTTTGTTTATGAcctatttaaaaataaatcattaatgaaaatcatttttttatcaaaaaatgaaaaccgTTTGGTAACTACTAGACAGTATAATATAGAATGAGAAACTGTTTGGTAGCTATCTATCTGTACTtaatttttgggaaagagaGCGCTACCTGGTCATGTGCAGCGCGCATCCCTCCATTTCTTTCCTTTACCGAAAGAAATCATCCCCCGAAGCTCCACTATCTACCCTTTTCTCTGTCCATTATCGCAACAATAACAG is drawn from Telopea speciosissima isolate NSW1024214 ecotype Mountain lineage chromosome 1, Tspe_v1, whole genome shotgun sequence and contains these coding sequences:
- the LOC122656867 gene encoding cytochrome c oxidase-assembly factor COX23, mitochondrial; protein product: MAASAASESYPSVSRLSDSMCYTQYSASLKCLEEFGEDKSKCQEHFDVYKECKKKEREARLERNKKRSFFS